In a genomic window of Aquila chrysaetos chrysaetos chromosome Z, bAquChr1.4, whole genome shotgun sequence:
- the DCP2 gene encoding m7GpppN-mRNA hydrolase isoform X1, whose amino-acid sequence MDTKRAEIPSSVLDDLCSRFILHIPSEERDNAIRVCFQIELAHWFYLDFYMQNTPGLPQCGIRDFAKAVFSHCPFLLPQGEDVQKVLDEWKEYKMGVPTYGAIILDETLENVLLVQGYLAKSGWGFPKGKVNKEEAPHDCAAREVFEETGFDIKEYICKEEYIELHINDQLARLYIIPGVPKNTKFNPKTRREIRNIEWFSINKLPCHRNDMTPKSKLGLAPNKFFMAIPFIRPLREWISRKSGDSSDSDNGFSSALNTPSKPNWEKARSKLRCSHHVFTDGFSGEQWVKPKQPQKPYNHPEMSEVLKIKGQTLRSNGRKQYQDTFSQKKRTNGVHNQPVKQNYTLKCEKRLHPRRLQDNFETADAAYDMYCFSEDPLPEHVEGHPVAWNGHYKFAFSSRAFLSFKFDHDAIMKSFDL is encoded by the exons CCGATTTATTTTGCACATTCCAAGTGAAGAAAGAGACAATGCAATCAGAGTGTGTTTTCAGATTGAACTTGCCCATTGGTTTTACTTGGATTTCTACATGCAGAACACACCAGGATTACCTCAGTGTGGGATAAGAGACTTTGCTAAAGCTG TCTTCAGTCACTGTCCTTTTTTACTGCCTCAAGGTGAAGATGTACAAAAGGTTTTAGATGAGTGGAAAGAATACAAAATGGGAGTGCCAACCTATGGTGCAATTATTCTTGATGAGACACTTGAAAAT GTTCTTTTGGTTCAGGGCTATTTAGCAAAGTCTGGTTGGGGATTTCCAAAAGGGAAAGTAAATAAAGAAGAGGCTCCTCATGACTGTGCTGCTAGAGAG GTGTTTGAAGAAACTGGGTTTGACATAAAAGAGTATATTTGCAAAGAAGAATACATTGAGCTGCATATTAATGATCAATTAGCACGGCTGTACATCATTCCAGGAGTTCCCAAGAACACAAAATTCAACCCCAAAACTAGAAGGGAAATTCGG aATATTGAGTGGTTTTCCATCAACAAATTACCTTGCCACAGAAATGACATGACCCCGAAGTCTAAGCTGGGTTTGGCACCTAACAAATTTTTTATGGCAATTCCCTTCATCAG GCCATTGAGGGAATGGATTTCCCGAAAGAGTGGAGATTCCTCAGATAGCGACAATGGATTTTCATCTGCATTGAACACACCCTCTAAGCCCAACTGGGAAAAAGCTAG ATCCAAACTTCGCTGTAGTCATCACGTGTTTACAGATGGCTTTTCAGGAGAGCAGTGGGTGAAGCCAAAACAGCCACAGAAGCCATATAATCATCCTGAGATGtctgaagttttgaaaataaag GGTCAGACCTTGAGGAGCAATGGCAGAAAGCAGTATCAAGACACTTTTAGCCAAAAGAAGCGAACAAATGGAGTCCACAATCAACCAGTTAAGCAAAACTATACCTTG aaatgtgaaaaaaggcTTCATCCAAGAAGACTTCAAGATAACTTTGAAACAG cagATGCAGCATATGACATGTATTGCTTCAGTGAAGACCCACTGCCAGAACATGTAGAGGGACATCCTGTGGCATGGAATGGCCATTACAAATTTGCTTTCTCATCAAGAGCTTTCTTGAGTTTCAAGTTTGACCATGATGCCATAATGAAAAGTTTTGACCTCTGA
- the DCP2 gene encoding m7GpppN-mRNA hydrolase isoform X2 yields MDTKRAEIPSSVLDDLCSRFILHIPSEERDNAIRVCFQIELAHWFYLDFYMQNTPGLPQCGIRDFAKAVFSHCPFLLPQGEDVQKVLDEWKEYKMGVPTYGAIILDETLENVLLVQGYLAKSGWGFPKGKVNKEEAPHDCAAREVFEETGFDIKEYICKEEYIELHINDQLARLYIIPGVPKNTKFNPKTRREIRNIEWFSINKLPCHRNDMTPKSKLGLAPNKFFMAIPFIRPLREWISRKSGDSSDSDNGFSSALNTPSKPNWEKARSKLRCSHHVFTDGFSGEQWVKPKQPQKPYNHPEMSEVLKIKGQTLRSNGRKQYQDTFSQKKRTNGVHNQPVKQNYTLKCEKRLHPRRLQDNFETDAAYDMYCFSEDPLPEHVEGHPVAWNGHYKFAFSSRAFLSFKFDHDAIMKSFDL; encoded by the exons CCGATTTATTTTGCACATTCCAAGTGAAGAAAGAGACAATGCAATCAGAGTGTGTTTTCAGATTGAACTTGCCCATTGGTTTTACTTGGATTTCTACATGCAGAACACACCAGGATTACCTCAGTGTGGGATAAGAGACTTTGCTAAAGCTG TCTTCAGTCACTGTCCTTTTTTACTGCCTCAAGGTGAAGATGTACAAAAGGTTTTAGATGAGTGGAAAGAATACAAAATGGGAGTGCCAACCTATGGTGCAATTATTCTTGATGAGACACTTGAAAAT GTTCTTTTGGTTCAGGGCTATTTAGCAAAGTCTGGTTGGGGATTTCCAAAAGGGAAAGTAAATAAAGAAGAGGCTCCTCATGACTGTGCTGCTAGAGAG GTGTTTGAAGAAACTGGGTTTGACATAAAAGAGTATATTTGCAAAGAAGAATACATTGAGCTGCATATTAATGATCAATTAGCACGGCTGTACATCATTCCAGGAGTTCCCAAGAACACAAAATTCAACCCCAAAACTAGAAGGGAAATTCGG aATATTGAGTGGTTTTCCATCAACAAATTACCTTGCCACAGAAATGACATGACCCCGAAGTCTAAGCTGGGTTTGGCACCTAACAAATTTTTTATGGCAATTCCCTTCATCAG GCCATTGAGGGAATGGATTTCCCGAAAGAGTGGAGATTCCTCAGATAGCGACAATGGATTTTCATCTGCATTGAACACACCCTCTAAGCCCAACTGGGAAAAAGCTAG ATCCAAACTTCGCTGTAGTCATCACGTGTTTACAGATGGCTTTTCAGGAGAGCAGTGGGTGAAGCCAAAACAGCCACAGAAGCCATATAATCATCCTGAGATGtctgaagttttgaaaataaag GGTCAGACCTTGAGGAGCAATGGCAGAAAGCAGTATCAAGACACTTTTAGCCAAAAGAAGCGAACAAATGGAGTCCACAATCAACCAGTTAAGCAAAACTATACCTTG aaatgtgaaaaaaggcTTCATCCAAGAAGACTTCAAGATAACTTTGAAACAG ATGCAGCATATGACATGTATTGCTTCAGTGAAGACCCACTGCCAGAACATGTAGAGGGACATCCTGTGGCATGGAATGGCCATTACAAATTTGCTTTCTCATCAAGAGCTTTCTTGAGTTTCAAGTTTGACCATGATGCCATAATGAAAAGTTTTGACCTCTGA